GGAAAAGGGGCTTCTTACTGCTTAATTTTGCATTTCATCAAAATAACGTATGGCTCTTTATTGTGATCCTTGGTAGGATGGAACTCAAGTGCAGTTCATGTCTACGAAGCTGCAGAAGTATCTCGCCGCTGAAAATGGGGGTGGGACAGATGTTGTTGCCAACCGCACCTCGCCCTCTGGATGGGAGACTTTCAGGGTTGGTTCTTTTAACCATATATAACCATCTTTCAATTCTTCCTCATTGTTAACAATCCTTGCTTTTCGACTATATGATGCAGTTGTGGAGGATCAATGAGTCAACTTTCAATCTCAGAGTGTTTAACAAACAGTTCTTTGGACTAGAAAATCAAGGCAAAGGAAACAAAGTGGTAGCGGTTTTAAATTCCCCTGGGAACTCAGAAACATTTCAGATAGTAAGGAAGAACGACGATCGAAATCGAGTTCGCATAAAAGCATCAAATGGCCTCTTCCTCCAGGTATCCCATCCATCCTAAAACTGTATATTTCATGGCACAAGGCATTTCCTCACTCTTTTGGGCTCTTAAACACCCCATAAAAAATGGTAGTATTGTGTAGAACACTAGACAACAAGTCCATACATGTGAAAACATGATAAGCTGAGGGTTAGACTAATAATATAAAGATCTATGATCTGGTCCCAGCATCTGCTTTTTTTACTGTATCCTCAGCTCCATTCAGAGATGAAAAAGGGATTAATCTAGCTCTCCCAGTTCACATTAGGTCTCAGTTCTAAACTAGGATCCGCCTCCTCTCCTATCTCCAGGGCTATAGTAATAGCTAGCTAATTAGCAGGTATTCAACAGCAGCAAGTTAGTTTCAGTTGTCAATTGAATTATTTACCAGTTCTAGGAATAAATGCTTGTGGATCTCATGATTATTGGGCTTTTATTCAATAATCAGGCAAAACCGGGGCTGGTGACTGCAGACTATGGAGGCTCAGGTTGGGATGACAATAATCCATCCGTCTTCCAAATGAAGATAGTCCGGACCTTACAAGGAGAATACCAAATCACTAATGGCTATGGTCCAGACAGAGCCCCTCAAGTCATGCAGGTAAGGGTTCAAATATGATTTCTGCAACAAGCCTAGCAAGAACATTTAACTGATGAATACTTTTTATCACAATCATCAGCAAAGCATTTGATCATAATAAAAGCACAAACCTCTTAATATCAGGATCACTGGAATGCATACATCACTAATGAGGATTTCAGATTCTTGTCATCAAATGGTCTGAATGCGGTTAGGATTCCAGTTGGGTGGTGGATAGCGAGCGACCCAACACCACCAAAGCCTTTTGTGGGGGGCTCCTTAAAGGCCTTGGACAATGCTTTCACATGGGCACAGTAAGTGAAAGAAAAACGGCCATACAACTCCATCTCCAACCATCCTTAGCCACCATTCAATATGTTCATAATATTTCTGGGTAATCACTAATTTTGCAGGAACAATGGCATGAAGATTATAGTTGATCTGCATGCAGTTCAAGGTTCACAAAATGGCAACGATCATAGTGGGAGCAGAGATGGGTTTCAGGAATGGGGGGACTCCAACATTCAAGATACTGTTGCAGTCATAGACTTCCTAGCAGCAAGGTTTCAGAAgctaaaataaagttttatcttaacattttttttattttttatttttttggccaTTGCCTTAAATGCTTCAGACTTGATTTTTGGGCAGATACGCCAACAACCCGAGTCTAGCAGCCATTGAGTTGATGAATGAGCCTCTGGCTCCAGGAGTTACACTCAATGATCTTAAGAAGTATTACAAAGCTGGTTACGATGCCGTGAGGAAGTACACATCAAATGCTTATGTGATCCTATCGAACCGACTGGGGCCTGCTGACTCCAAGGAGCTCCTGGACTTCGCCAGGGGCCTTAATCGTGTAGTGATCGATGTGCATTACTACAGCCTCTTCTCAGATATGTTTAACAACATGAACGTACAACAGAATATTGATTTCATCTATAACCAGAGAGCTTCAGACCTCAGTGCTGTTACCACTTCCAATGGTCCTCTCAGTTTTGTAGGTAAGTATGAATCACATATTTATTGCTTATAACACAATCATGGATTTAGAATTATTTGCCATACAGATCTATATGATGGTGGTGAATTTTGTAGGGGAATGGACCGCAGAATGGGCAAAAAGTGGAGCATCAAAGGAAGACTACCAGAGATTTGCAAAAGCTCAAATAGATGTGTACGGGCGTGCCACTTTTGGATGGGCTTATTGGGCTTACAGATGTGCTCAGAACCACTGGAGCCTCAAGTGGATGATTGAGAACGGCTATATAAACCTCTTAAGTTCCTAATATGAATATTAGCTAGCTACTATCCTTGCATCTCCTTCCACTCCAACTAATGGTTTCTCAGGGGAAATGTATTTCAGCTAGTTATAACTTATAATAAGTGAAGAAGATGCTAATCTTTAAAGATATAATAAGTTCGTTTTATACTTCCGTTCTTTTACCATTTTAGAATTTGGGGTGGACTATGTTGAAACTTGTAATGGTTTGACCACCAACCGATGCACTTTCCGGTCTGAGTGAATGAACCGATGCTCAACCCTTTAAACCAGTGGTTGAACCGTCAAGCCAGATGAACCGTCCGATTCCTAAAAAACCTGTCAAGGCTTGCGCCTAAGTGACTTGAGCCACATGCTACATGTTACACGAGGGGGGATGGCTCACTAAGCCACTTAATCACTCTTATATTTCTTGTAgtacaattaataaaataataatataaactttgattttttttttccatttccaccatataaaaccattaaataaatataataaatatacattcttcatgttatatttattatataatgataagtataaaaataatataaattatttaatataataatttttaaatttgaaaataatgagatatatgataaaattaaatattataatttttctgtCATATAAAATATATCCTAATACTTAAATAGTACATATgttttatctaataaaattttaaatattaataaatttttatttatcttcatcatttaatttgagatatcaaaatcttttaaataagcaatattattaaaaaaaataattttatatata
Above is a genomic segment from Vitis riparia cultivar Riparia Gloire de Montpellier isolate 1030 chromosome 7, EGFV_Vit.rip_1.0, whole genome shotgun sequence containing:
- the LOC117919298 gene encoding probable glucan 1,3-beta-glucosidase A, whose product is MSSYSYVKCVWAFYLFSSWVTTLWFAQGADPYLPVKAVNLGNWLVTEGWMKPELFAGIPNQDLLDGTQVQFMSTKLQKYLAAENGGGTDVVANRTSPSGWETFRLWRINESTFNLRVFNKQFFGLENQGKGNKVVAVLNSPGNSETFQIVRKNDDRNRVRIKASNGLFLQAKPGLVTADYGGSGWDDNNPSVFQMKIVRTLQGEYQITNGYGPDRAPQVMQDHWNAYITNEDFRFLSSNGLNAVRIPVGWWIASDPTPPKPFVGGSLKALDNAFTWAQNNGMKIIVDLHAVQGSQNGNDHSGSRDGFQEWGDSNIQDTVAVIDFLAARYANNPSLAAIELMNEPLAPGVTLNDLKKYYKAGYDAVRKYTSNAYVILSNRLGPADSKELLDFARGLNRVVIDVHYYSLFSDMFNNMNVQQNIDFIYNQRASDLSAVTTSNGPLSFVGEWTAEWAKSGASKEDYQRFAKAQIDVYGRATFGWAYWAYRCAQNHWSLKWMIENGYINLLSS